From the Salvelinus alpinus chromosome 32, SLU_Salpinus.1, whole genome shotgun sequence genome, one window contains:
- the LOC139562473 gene encoding LOW QUALITY PROTEIN: D(1C) dopamine receptor-like (The sequence of the model RefSeq protein was modified relative to this genomic sequence to represent the inferred CDS: deleted 1 base in 1 codon), which translates to MLVCAAVVKFRHLRSKVTNFFVISLAVSDLFVAVLVMPWEAISEVTGTWLFGRFCGIWIAFDIMCSTASILNLCIISVDRYWAIASPFRYERKMTHRVAFIMIGVAWTLSILISFIPVQLNWHMADEETSAGNFSNHSENCIANLNKTYAISSSLISFYIPVVIMVATYTRIYRIAQTQIRRISSLERAAEQAQNNQHPNVCTHENALKTAFKKETKVLKTLSIIMGVFVFCWLPFFVLNCMVPFCDPPCVSDTTFTIFVWFGWANSSLNPVIYAFNADFRKAFTTILGCNKICSSNTVEAVNFSNNWSPITTTQRSKKTHKS; encoded by the exons ATGCTCGTGTGCGCTGCCGTAGTTAAGTTCAGGCACCTCCGGTCCAAGGTAACCAACTTTTTCGTGATTTCTCTGGCGGTGTCTGACCTCTTCGTTGCCGTCCTCGTGATGCCATGGGAGGCAATATCTGAGGTGACTGGCACCTGGCTGTTTGGTAGATTTTGTGGCATCTGGATAGCTTTTGACATAATGTGCTCGACGGCATCTATTCTTAATCTGTGTATCATAAGCGTGGACAGATACTGGGCTATAGCTAGTCCTTTTAGATATGAACGGAAAATGACCCACAGAGTTGCATTTATCATGATTGGAGTGGCGTGGACGCTGTCAATTCTCATCTCCTTCATACCTGTCCAACTGAACTGGCACATGGCCGACGAGGAGACGTCAGCGGGAAACTTTAGCAACCACTCTGAGAATTGCATAGCAAACTTGAACAAGACCTATGCTATTTCCTCATCACTGATCAGTTTCTATATCCCAGTGGTTATCATGGTTGCCACTTACACGAGGATTTACCGTATTGCGCAAACGCAGATACGGAGGATATCCTCCTTGGAGAGAGCCGCGGAGCAAGCGCAAAATAACCAACACCCAAACGTTTGCACGCACGAAAACGCATTAAAAACTGCTTTTAAAAAGGAAACAAAAGTGCTAAAGACCCTCTCCATTATCATGGGAGTTTTTGTGTTTTGCTGGCTGCCTTTTTTTGTCCTAAACTGCATGGTACCTTTCTGTGACCCTCCGTGCGTAAGCGACACCACGTTTACAATTTTCGTTTGGTTTGGTTGGGCCAACTCTTCGTTAAACCCTGTCATTTACGCATTTAACGCGGATTTCAGAAAAGCCTTTACAACTATTCTGGGCTGCAATAAAATTTGCTCAAGCAATACAGTGGAGGCTGTTAATTTCAGCAAT AATTGGTCTCCTATCACCACGACACAACGCTCCAAAAAGACGCACAAGTCTTGA
- the LOC139562323 gene encoding fibroblast growth factor-binding protein 2-like, whose product MRFLWLLFFFLCLPVLPSTEAKRQSSDNKMSQPPPPPAAGKKPKNSVPSSGGFSTKVGHNCTWDTSGEGVVNLLVSCRSEEQTYWCRYAGQPDLCQAYSDRKAQVRHWKQLVGKLKKKRSACDGEKVLKTRSCKAPMESHMKLKEKGKGGGKKDPVPLVPEMVEKEEKKEEKKEDRTPLLEERDGEVNDMEPVENYCAEGWHSVCSFFVSFFEG is encoded by the coding sequence ATGAGGTTCCTGTGGCTTCTGTTCTTCTTCCTGTGCCTCCCTGTCCTGCCCAGCACTGAGGCCAAACGCCAGAGCTCCGACAACAAGATGTCGcagcccccaccaccaccagcggCAGGAAAGAAGCCCAAGAACTCTGTCCCCAGCTCAGGAGGGTTCAGCACAAAGGTTGGCCACAACTGTACCTGGGATACGTCCGGGGAGGGCGTAGTGAACTTGCTTGTCAGCTGTAGATCCGAGGAGCAGACCTACTGGTGCCGTTACGCTGGACAGCCAGACCTGTGCCAAGCCTACAGTGACAGGAAAGCACAGGTCAGGCATTGGAAACAATTGGTGGGCAAGCTGAAGAAGAAGAGGAGTGCGTGCGATGGTGAAAAGGTGCTAAAGACCCGCTCATGCAAGGCCCCCATGGAGTCGCACATGAAGCTCAAAGAGAAGGGGAAAGGCGGAGGCAAGAAGGATCCAGTGCCCCTGGTTCCGGAAATggtagagaaggaggagaagaaagaggagaagaaagaggataGGACTCCGTtgttagaggagagggatggggaggtgaACGACATGGAGCCAGTGGAGAATTATTGTGCCGAGGGATGGCATTCTGTCTGCTCATTCTTTGTAAGTTTCTTTGAAGGTTAA